One genomic segment of Impatiens glandulifera chromosome 6, dImpGla2.1, whole genome shotgun sequence includes these proteins:
- the LOC124941446 gene encoding probable methyltransferase PMT15, whose translation MATFLNIIPHYIGFKSKKSKLYWIILASILCSTAYLIGLWQHGGVFNRSSVEVPKVTCNPSIISARSHPLDFDSHHSAEKLVPTSFDDSVVNAKQFPPCDSKYIEYTPCEDAERSLKFDRNRLIYRERHCPEKHEQLKCRIPAPYGYKTPFRWPESRESVWYANVPHKHLTVEKAGQNWVRFEEDRFKFPGGGTMFPHGADAYIDDIGKLINLRDGSIRTAIDTGCGVASWGGYLLSRNILTVSFAPRDTHIAQVQFALERGVPALIGVMASIRLPYPSRAFDMAHCSRCLIPWGKNEGLYLIEVDRVLRPGGYWILSGPPINWERHWKGWDRSADDLKEEQDLIEKVAKSLCWKKLVQRNDISIWQKPSNHIHCKVNRKVFKKPEFCVAQDPDRAWYTKVEPCITPLPEASELKEIAGGQLTNWPERLNSIPPRISSGSLTGVTAEIFTKDTEMWKTRVSRYKSLDSQLSEKGRYRNLLDMNSNLGGFAAALVDDPVWVMNVVPVEAKLNTLGTIFERGLIGTYQNWCEAMSTYPRTYDFIHADSVFSLYKDRCEVEDILLEMDRILRPSGSVIIRDDVDILLNVKSVIDGLQWESRLTDNEVSPHAREKILIAVKSYWTAPLASEQQT comes from the exons ATGGCGACATTTCTCAACATAATACCTCATTACATCGGTTTCAAATCAAAGAAATCAAAGCTATATTGGATTATCCTCGCTTCAATTCTATGTTCTACAGCATATCTTATAGGTTTATGGCAACACGGCGGTGTTTTCAACCGATCGTCTGTTGAAGTTCCTAAAGTCACATGCAATCCATCGATCATTTCAGCTAGATCTCATCCACTTGATTTCGATTCTCATCATTCAGCTGAGAAACTCGTTCCTACATCATTCGATGATTCAGTTGTTAACGCTAAACAGTTTCCTCCTTGTGATTCGAAATACATCGAGTATACTCCTTGTGAAGACGCCGAACGATCGCTGAAGTTCGATCGTAATCGTTTGATATACAg AGAGCGGCATTGTCCGGAGAAACATGAGCAGTTGAAGTGTAGGATTCCGGCGCCGTACGGTTACAAGACGCCGTTTAGGTGGCCGGAGAGCCGTGAATCAGTTTGGTATGCAAATGTACCACACAAGCATCTGACGGTTGAGAAGGCTGGTCAAAATTGGGTTAGGTTTGAGGAGGATCGATTCAAATTCCCAGGCGGTGGTACTATGTTTCCCCATGGAGCTGATGCGTATATCGATGATATTGGGAAATTGATTAATCTGAGAGATGGTTCTATCCGAACCGCCATTGATACTGGCTGTGGG GTTGCTAGCTGGGGAGGTTATCTTTTGTCTAGGAATATTTTAACTGTCTCATTTGCACCAAGAGACACTCATATTGCTCAAGTGCAGTTTGCTCTTGAAAGGGGTGTCCCAGCACTGATTGGTGTTATGGCCTCGATTCGTTTACCTTACCCTTCAAGAGCATTCGATATGGCACATTGTTCTCGATGTCTAATCCCTTGGGGAAAGAATG AAGGGCTTTATTTAATTGAAGTAGATAGAGTGTTACGTCCTGGTGGGTATTGGATTTTGTCTGGACCACCTATTAATTGGGAAAGACATTGGAAAGGCTGGGATAGGAGTGCTGATGATCTCAAAGAAGAGCAAGATTTGATCGAAAAAGTTGCTAAAAGCCTTTGCTGGAAGAAATTGGTGCAAAGAAATGATATTTCTATTTGGCAGAAACCTTCTAATCACATCCATTGCAAAGTGAACAGAAAGGTTTTCAAGAAACCAGAATTCTGTGTGGCACAGGACCCAGACAGGGCATG GTATACCAAAGTGGAACCTTGTATAACTCCCCTTCCTGAAGCGTCCGAACTTAAAGAAATAGCAGGCGGGCAGCTGACCAATTGGCCCGAAAGGCTGAACTCGATACCTCCAAGGATCAGCAGCGGAAGTTTAACAGGTGTAACGGCTGAAATCTTTACAAAAGATACAGAAATGTGGAAAACAAGAGTATCTCGTTACAAGTCTTTGGATAGCCAGCTATCGGAGAAAGGGCGGTATCGTAATTTACTAGATATGAATTCGAATTTGGGTGGTTTCGCGGCTGCTTTGGTTGATGATCCTGTTTGGGTTATGAATGTTGTTCCTGTTGAAGCAAAATTAAATACTCTTGGAACAATCTTTGAACGTGGATTGATTGGAACCTATCAGAACtg GTGCGAGGCAATGTCTACCTATCCAAGAACATACGACTTCATTCACGCAGATTCGGTTTTTAGCCTATACAAAGACAG ATGCGAGGTTGAAGATATTCTGCTGGAAATGGATAGAATATTGCGACCTAGTGGTAGTGTTATAATAAGAGACGACGTCGATATTTTGCTTAATGTGAAGAGCGTTATAGATGGTCTTCAATGGGAGAGTCGATTGACGGATAACGAAGTCAGCCCACACGCGAGGGAGAAGATATTGATTGCGGTTAAATCTTATTGGACGGCTCCACTAGCTTCGGAGCAACAAacatag